A stretch of DNA from Sphingomonas sp. SORGH_AS_0879:
TCGCCGTCCTTGGTCAGCGCGACGGGCGCGCCGCCCGCGATCGGCTCGACATAGATGTTGTTGGCGCGGACATAGGCGATGCGGCTATTGTCGGGCGAGATGGTCGCATAGAGGAGGGTAGAGGGTGCGGCATCCGCGCCGACCTTGTGCAACCGGCGGTTGGCGACATCGTAGAGCCAGTAATCGGACAGCGCGTTGGTCCGGCGGAAGCGCTGGCCGTTGGTCTGGATCAGCAACCACTTGTCGTCCGGCGACCATTCATAGCCGTCGATGTTCAGCGGAGCGCTCGCACCCGGCGGGACCAGGTCGGCGGCGGCGATCAGCACCTGACGCTGGCCATCGGCGATGCGATAGCGGACGATGTCCTGCCCGCCCTTGGGCGCGGTTTCGAGGGCGAGATAGCTTTCGCCGTCCTTGCTCCACCGGCTGGCGCGGACCGATTCCGTGCGTACCGCGCCCGGACCGAAAATGCCCTCGACCGACAGGGGGGTGGGAGCGGTGGTCTGCGCGGCCAGCGGCGTCGCCAGCGCGACCGAGGAAAGGGAAAGCAAAAGTCCGGAAATCCGCCAGTACGACCGCATCTCTTCACCCATTCCTGATCCGATGCACGAAGCCTAACGCGCGCCCATAAAATCGTATACCGAAATCTTTGTGGCGATCGTTACCGATGCGACTAAACACAGGCGCAGGCGATCATGAAGGAGCGGGCTGGCGGATGACGGCGGGAATCGAGCATGTCGCGATCATCGGCGGCGGTTTTGCGGGGACGCTGCTGGCGATCAATCTGGTGCGCCATGGCGGCCCGCGCGCGACGCTGGTCGAGCGGCGGGCCAACCAGTTGGCGCGGGGAGTCGCCTATAGCGCGGCCCATGCCGAGCATCTGCTGAACGTGCGCGCCGGTAACATGAGTGCGTTGCGCGACGATCCCGATCATTTCGTTCGGTGGCTGGTCGCGCGCGGGGCGGGGGATGCGAAGACCTTCGTACCGCGCCGGGTCTATGGCGATTATCTGCGCGACCTGCTGATGGAGACGATCGCCGCGGACCCCGCGCGGCTGACCTTGGCGAGCGGCGAGGTCGTCGGGCTGGATCGGGAGGGCGCGGGGTATCGGCTCCACATGGCGGAGGGAGCGGCGCTGGCAGCCGATGCGGTGGTGCTGGCGCTGGGCAATCTGCCGCCGCACACGCCGCCAGGGATCGACCCCGCTTTGCTGGCGGAGGGATGCTACCGCGAAGACCCATGGGCGGGGGATATCGCCGAGGGGCTGGGGGATGATGACCGGGTGCTGCTGGTCGGTAGCGGGCTGACCGCCATCGACGCGGCGCTGTTGCTCGATGCGAGCGGGTTCGGCGGGCGGACCATCGCCATGTCGCGCCGGGGCCTAGCTCCCCGTCGCCATGCCGATGCGCCGCCCTTCACCCCTTTGCGCGAGCGACCCGCCGCCACCTTGTCGGCGCTGGTCCGGCATGTCCGCTGTGCGGCGGGGGAACAGGGCTGGCGCGGGGCGGTCGATGCGCTGCGCCCGGTGACGCAGATGATGTGGGGTGCCGCCGATGGCGTGACGCGGGCGCGGTTCCTGCGGCATGTGCGGCCCTATTGGGATGTGCACCGGCATCGCCTCGCCCCTTCGGTCGCCGACCGGGTGGATGCGTTGATCGAGGCGGGGCGGTTGTCGATCGCGGGTGGCAAGCTGGTCCGCGTCGAACCGAATGGGCAGGGGGCTGTCGTGCACTGGCGACCGAGGGGAAGCGATCAGGTCGAGACGCTGCGCGTCGCGCGGATCGTCAATTGCACCGGGCCGCAAGGCGATCTGCTCCGGTCGCGCGAGCCGCTGATCCGGCAGTTGCTGAGCGAGGGGATGATCCGGCCTGACGCGCTCCGCATCGGGTTGGAGGTCGATGCGCAGAGCCATGTCGTGGCCGCCGATGGCGGGGTGGACGACCGGCTCTACTGCATCGGCCCGATGACACGCGGCGGACTGTGGGAGGTCGTCGCGGTGCCGGACCTGCGGCAGCAGAATTGGGAATTGGCGCGGCGTCTGGCCCATGCGCAATGGGTCGGCGGCGAGGGGCTGTAAATCCTCCCCGGCACGGGGAGGGGGACCGCCGCGAAGCCGTGGTGGAGGGGGATCGCCACACAGGACGTCCCTTGCGGAAGCCCCCCTCCGTAACCGCTACGCGCTGCCACCTCCCC
This window harbors:
- a CDS encoding FAD/NAD(P)-binding protein, with protein sequence MTAGIEHVAIIGGGFAGTLLAINLVRHGGPRATLVERRANQLARGVAYSAAHAEHLLNVRAGNMSALRDDPDHFVRWLVARGAGDAKTFVPRRVYGDYLRDLLMETIAADPARLTLASGEVVGLDREGAGYRLHMAEGAALAADAVVLALGNLPPHTPPGIDPALLAEGCYREDPWAGDIAEGLGDDDRVLLVGSGLTAIDAALLLDASGFGGRTIAMSRRGLAPRRHADAPPFTPLRERPAATLSALVRHVRCAAGEQGWRGAVDALRPVTQMMWGAADGVTRARFLRHVRPYWDVHRHRLAPSVADRVDALIEAGRLSIAGGKLVRVEPNGQGAVVHWRPRGSDQVETLRVARIVNCTGPQGDLLRSREPLIRQLLSEGMIRPDALRIGLEVDAQSHVVAADGGVDDRLYCIGPMTRGGLWEVVAVPDLRQQNWELARRLAHAQWVGGEGL